From a region of the Helianthus annuus cultivar XRQ/B chromosome 5, HanXRQr2.0-SUNRISE, whole genome shotgun sequence genome:
- the LOC110939887 gene encoding delta(12) fatty acid desaturase DES8.11 encodes MGAGGRMSDPSEGKNILERVPVDPPFSLSDLKKAIPAHCFERSVIRSSYYVVHDLIVAYVFYFLANTYIPLLPTPLAYLAWPVYWFCQASILTGLWVIGHECGHHAFSEYQWIDDTVGFILHSALLTPYFSWKYSHRNHHANTNSLDNDEVYIPKRKSKIAIYSKMLNNPPGRVFTLVFRLTLGFPLYLFTNISGKKYGRFANHFDPLSPIFTERERVQVLLSDVGLLAMCYALKLLVASKGVAWVTCMYGVPVLGVSVFFVLITYLHHTHLSLPHYDSTEWNWIKGALSTIDRDFGFLNRVLHDVTHTHVLHHLISYIPHYHAKEARDAIKPVLGEYYKIDRTPIFKAMWREAKECIYIEPDEDSEHKGVYWYHKL; translated from the coding sequence ATGGGTGCGGGTGGTCGGATGTCGGATCCCTCGGAAGGCAAAAATATTCTGGAACGAGTCCCGGTTGATCCACCATTCTCGCTAAGCGATCTAAAGAAAGCAATCCCTGCTCATTGCTTCGAGCGATCTGTCATCCGTTCATCATACTATGTTGTTCATGATCTCATTGTAGCCTATGTCTTCTACTTCCTAGCCAACACATATATTCCTCTTCTCCCTACCCCTCTAGCTTACTTAGCATGGCCAGTTTACTGGTTTTGTCAAGCCAGCATCCTGACTGGCTTGTGGGTCATTGGTCACGAATGCGGTCACCACGCCTTTAGCGAGTACCAGTGGATCGATGATACCGTCGGTTTCATCCTCCACTCTGCTCTCCTCACCCCTTATTTCTCTTGGAAATACAGCCATCGAAATCACCACGCCAACACAAACTCGCTTGATAACGATGAAGTTTACATCCCTAAACGCAAGTCGAAAATCGCCATTTACTCAAAGATGCTTAACAACCCACCAGGTAGAGTGTTCACTTTGGTTTTCAGGTTGACACTAGGGTTTCCATTATACCTCTTTACAAATATTTCTGGAAAGAAATACGGGCGGTTCGCGAACCACTTTGATCCACTAAGCCCTATTTTCACTGAGCGCGAACGGGTTCAGGTTCTTCTATCGGATGTTGGTCTTCTCGCTATGTGTTACGCACTCAAGCTTCTTGTAGCATCAAAAGGGGTTGCTTGGGTAACATGCATGTATGGAGTTCCCGTGTTAGGCGTAAGTGTGTTCTTTGTTTTGATCACATATTTGCACCACACCCATCTCTCGTTACCGCATTATGATTCAACCGAGTGGAACTGGATCAAAGGGGCCTTATCGACAATCGATAGAGACTTCGGGTTCCTAAACAGGGTTTTACATGACGTTACACATACGCACGTCTTGCATCATTTGATCTCGTACATTCCACATTATCATGCAAAGGAGGCAAGAGACGCAATCAAGCCAGTGTTGGGTGAGTATTATAAGATCGATAGGACCCCGATTTTCAAGGCGATGTGGAGAGAGGCGAAGGAATGTATCTACATTGAGCCGGATGAGGATAGTGAACACAAAGGTGTATATTGGTACCATAAACTTTAA
- the LOC110938520 gene encoding late embryogenesis abundant protein 46-like, whose product MQAVKETAANIAASALSGMEKTKAVVEEKVEKISTSDPIQKDMATLKKEDRIRLAELRKQEAYNQNAAAASGGPGSPTFTAAGHVHPEKNPFHKPGSEVKGANKSSVAVSVQPS is encoded by the coding sequence ATGCAAGCGGTGAAAGAAACGGCGGCAAACATCGCCGCATCGGCACTATCCGGAATGGAGAAAACAAAAGCTGTGGTAGAAGAAAAGGTTGAGAAAATAAGTACAAGCGATCCAATACAAAAAGACATGGCCACCTTGAAAAAAGAAGACCGGATCAGGCTGGCCGAGCTCCGAAAACAAGAGGCCTATAACCAGAACGCTGCTGCCGCCAGTGGTGGTCCTGGTAGTCCCACCTTCACTGCAGCTGGTCATGTTCACCCTGAAAAGAACCCCTTTCATAAACCCGGTTCTGAGGTTAAGGGTGCGAATAAATCATCGGTTGCGGTGTCGGTACAACCCAGCTAG